The DNA segment GTTTCACTTCCGCTTTTTCGCCTGAGTCCTGGAAACCGCTGTGCGATGCCCAAGGCCAGCTCGCCCCCAAGGCGATTGGCTGGTCACCGCGACCGCAGGTGCATTGCGCCCTGCCCGGCCATTATGGGCGGCGTAAACGCTGGAATCACTGGTGCATCACCACCCCACAATGGATGCTCTCGCTGACCCTGGCCGACCTCGACTACTTGGGCTATGGCGCCGCTTATTTCCTCGATTTAGAGACCGGCCACGCCGTCGCGCATACCCAGTTACGCGCCTTCGGCCGCGGCTGTCAGTTGCCTGATACGCCACTGGAAAGCCACGAGTTCGACCATCCACGCCTACAACTCAAGGTCGATGAGCATCCAGGGCGCCTGCGCCTGACGGTCGCCGCGCCGGATATCGGTGGCCAACCGTTGCAAGTCGCGCTGGATATTCAACGCCCGGCGCATCTGGATTCGGTCAATCTGGTGGTGCCCTTCGCCAGCCGCGGTTTTCATGCCACCTGCCGTCAATTGGCTCTGCCGACCAGCGGCAGCGTGCAGTTGGGGCGCACACAATACAGCTGCATACCGGGGCAGAGCTTCGCCGCCCTGGACTTCGGCCGTGGTGTCTGGCCTTTGCACAGCCATTGGACGCGCGCCGCCTTCGCCGCTCCTGGGGGTATCGCCGGTAACTTCGGCTCGGGCTGGACCGAGAGCAGTGGCTTGTCCGAGAACGCCCTGTGGTTCGGCGGCGAGCTGCTGCATCTGAACGTCCCGGTGTGCATCGAACAGACCCTGCAGAGTCCATTGGCGCCCTGGCGCCTGAGCAGCTCGGATGATCGCGCCGCCCTGACCTTCACCCCGCGTCAGCATCATCAAGCTTGCCCACAGCTTGGCCCATTCTACGCCGACACCCGTCAGTGGTTTGGCCGTTTCGACGGCGTACTCCGTGACCCGAGCGGCGAACGCGTGCCGGTCAATGGCGCCCTGGGCTGG comes from the Pseudomonas cavernicola genome and includes:
- a CDS encoding DUF2804 domain-containing protein; this translates as MNSFTSAFSPESWKPLCDAQGQLAPKAIGWSPRPQVHCALPGHYGRRKRWNHWCITTPQWMLSLTLADLDYLGYGAAYFLDLETGHAVAHTQLRAFGRGCQLPDTPLESHEFDHPRLQLKVDEHPGRLRLTVAAPDIGGQPLQVALDIQRPAHLDSVNLVVPFASRGFHATCRQLALPTSGSVQLGRTQYSCIPGQSFAALDFGRGVWPLHSHWTRAAFAAPGGIAGNFGSGWTESSGLSENALWFGGELLHLNVPVCIEQTLQSPLAPWRLSSSDDRAALTFTPRQHHQACPQLGPFYADTRQWFGRFDGVLRDPSGERVPVNGALGWLGTTHARW